From the genome of Sinanaerobacter sp. ZZT-01:
CTCATTAATCTGTGCATCGCCTTCAATGAAAAATACAAAGACTGTCTCATCTGACTTCGTCGGAATCTCAATTGTTTTGCCACGCTGAAGCTGAATATCAACGATAGAAGCAGGAATATGTCTGGGAACGACACCGTTTGCATCCTCAAAAGTTCCGGATAAAACACGTATTTTAGCGTTATCCTTCACAATTTCCGGCATCATTTCCTTTGTCATGCTTAAATAAGCCGGCTCTACCATCTTTTCTTTCTGCGGAAGGTTCAGCCAAAGTTGGAATCCAAGCATCCGTTCCGATGGCTTCGGCATTTCCTGATGTAAAATACCGCTGCCCGCTGTCATCCATTGACTTTCACCCGCATGGATTATGTCTTTGTTCCCTAAGCTGTCTTCATGCTCAATCTCACCGGAAATCAAATAAGTAATCGTTTCAATTCCTCTGTGTGGATGCATGGGAAATCCGGCTGTGTAATCTGCAGGGTCTTCTGAATCAAAAGAATCCAGCATTAAAAAGGGATCAAAGTCCTTTACATCCCTGTTTCCAAGTACCCGAACCAAATGGACACCC
Proteins encoded in this window:
- a CDS encoding pirin family protein → MKKREIRKTIRGQRAVDGAGVHLVRVLGNRDVKDFDPFLMLDSFDSEDPADYTAGFPMHPHRGIETITYLISGEIEHEDSLGNKDIIHAGESQWMTAGSGILHQEMPKPSERMLGFQLWLNLPQKEKMVEPAYLSMTKEMMPEIVKDNAKIRVLSGTFEDANGVVPRHIPASIVDIQLQRGKTIEIPTKSDETVFVFFIEGDAQINEQMIPSKTAVLFEEGDCISVSAKEDSDTRFIFFSAKALHEPIAWGGPIVMNTEEELENAFEELRRGEFIKHK